One Streptosporangium sp. NBC_01495 DNA window includes the following coding sequences:
- a CDS encoding segregation and condensation protein A: MTEQPKTDDDTFKVHLEVFEGPFDLLLGLISKHKLDITEVSLSQVTDEFISYIRARGPEWDLDQTSHFLLVAATLLDLKAARLLPSGEVDDEEDLALLEARDLLFARLLQYRAYKEVVKVFSSRMAEEALRFPRTVPMEAEFANLLPALILGIGPDRLAEIARRAFAPKVPPSVSVAHIYQPLANVREQAVILVERLRRMRRATFRALTSDCAGTFEVVARFLAVLELYREAAVSFEQVEPLGELHVTWTGSDDGDVAVADDYDETLNSPEREPADD; this comes from the coding sequence ATGACCGAGCAGCCGAAGACCGACGATGACACCTTCAAGGTGCATCTGGAGGTCTTCGAGGGCCCTTTCGACCTCCTGCTCGGTCTGATCTCCAAGCACAAGCTGGACATCACCGAGGTCTCGCTCAGCCAGGTCACCGACGAGTTCATCTCCTACATCCGGGCCAGGGGCCCGGAGTGGGACCTGGACCAGACGAGTCACTTCCTGCTCGTCGCGGCGACCCTGCTCGACCTCAAGGCCGCCAGGCTGCTGCCCTCGGGCGAGGTCGACGACGAGGAGGACCTGGCCCTCCTGGAGGCCCGTGACCTGCTGTTCGCCCGTCTTCTGCAGTACCGGGCCTACAAGGAGGTCGTCAAGGTCTTCTCCAGCCGGATGGCCGAGGAGGCGCTGCGCTTCCCCCGTACGGTGCCGATGGAGGCCGAGTTCGCGAACCTGCTGCCCGCGCTGATCCTCGGCATCGGCCCCGACCGCCTCGCGGAGATCGCCCGGCGGGCCTTCGCCCCCAAGGTGCCTCCGTCGGTCTCGGTGGCCCACATCTACCAACCGCTCGCCAATGTCCGCGAACAGGCGGTTATCCTTGTCGAGCGGCTGCGGCGGATGCGCCGGGCGACTTTCCGGGCCCTCACCTCCGACTGCGCCGGCACCTTCGAGGTCGTCGCGCGTTTCCTGGCCGTCCTGGAGCTCTACCGGGAGGCGGCCGTCTCCTTCGAGCAGGTGGAGCCTCTCGGGGAGTTGCACGTGACCTGGACCGGCAGTGACGACGGCGACGTCGCCGTGGCCGACGACTACGACGAGACCCTGAACAGCCCGGAGAGGGAGCCCGCCGATGACTGA
- a CDS encoding ParA family protein, with the protein MTVTTDGSIRGTTPANPENPWGDTKTAGTPRSGGVLGPTGRPRPVFPDPPPRTVHGPARVVAMVNQKGGVGKTTTTINLGAALAEAGLKVLLVDFDPQGALSVGLGINPLQLDLTVYNLLMERQITARDVLLETGVEGMDLLPSNIDLSAAEVQLVTEVAREQVLGRVIKPLLPEYDVCLIDCQPSLGLLTINALACAHGVMVPLECEFFALRGVALLMDTIIKVQERINDELVIEGLLATMYDARTLHGREVLARVVEAFDEKVYHTVINRTVRFPDATVAGEPITSFDSSSLGASAYRELAREVLARWAALER; encoded by the coding sequence GTGACTGTGACCACCGACGGTTCTATCCGGGGAACGACCCCAGCAAACCCCGAGAATCCCTGGGGCGACACCAAGACCGCCGGGACCCCTCGCAGTGGGGGAGTTCTCGGCCCGACCGGGCGTCCCCGCCCGGTCTTCCCCGACCCGCCCCCCCGCACGGTGCACGGACCGGCGAGGGTTGTCGCCATGGTCAACCAGAAGGGCGGCGTCGGCAAGACGACCACCACCATCAACCTGGGCGCCGCGCTGGCGGAGGCCGGGCTCAAGGTGCTGCTGGTCGACTTCGACCCGCAGGGTGCCCTCTCGGTCGGCCTCGGGATCAACCCTCTCCAGCTCGACCTGACGGTCTACAACCTCCTCATGGAGCGGCAGATCACCGCCAGGGACGTGCTCCTGGAGACCGGCGTCGAGGGCATGGACCTGCTGCCCAGCAACATCGACCTGTCGGCGGCGGAGGTCCAGCTCGTCACGGAGGTCGCCCGCGAGCAGGTGCTCGGCCGGGTGATCAAACCCCTCCTGCCCGAGTACGACGTGTGCCTGATCGACTGCCAGCCCTCCCTGGGACTGCTCACGATCAACGCGCTGGCCTGCGCGCACGGCGTCATGGTGCCGCTGGAGTGCGAGTTCTTCGCGCTGCGCGGTGTCGCGCTGCTCATGGACACCATCATCAAGGTCCAGGAGCGCATCAACGACGAGCTGGTCATCGAGGGCCTGCTCGCCACCATGTACGACGCGCGCACCCTGCACGGCCGCGAGGTGCTGGCCCGGGTCGTCGAGGCGTTCGACGAGAAGGTCTACCACACGGTGATCAACCGGACGGTTCGCTTCCCCGACGCCACCGTGGCCGGTGAGCCCATCACCAGCTTCGACTCGTCCTCGCTCGGCGCCAGCGCGTACCGCGAGCTTGCCAGGGAAGTCCTGGCCAGGTGGGCCGCGCTGGAGCGGTGA
- the scpB gene encoding SMC-Scp complex subunit ScpB, with protein sequence MTDLAPDLGPRAEPDPRIEPGSRAEIGPDAELGPGAEPDLRAGLEAILLVVDEPVAEVTLAQVLERPVHEIGRAIRELSAEYTASGRGFDLREVAGGWRFYTRAECAPLVERFVRDGQQTRLTQAALETLAVVAYRQPVSRARVAAIRGVNSDGVMRTLMTRGLVEEAGTEPESQAVLYRTSSYFLERMGLRELEELPELAPFLPDDMESLEEQK encoded by the coding sequence ATGACTGACCTGGCACCCGACCTCGGCCCGCGTGCCGAGCCGGACCCGCGTATCGAGCCTGGTTCACGTGCCGAGATCGGTCCGGATGCCGAGCTTGGTCCGGGTGCCGAGCCGGACCTGCGCGCCGGGCTGGAGGCCATCCTGCTGGTGGTCGACGAGCCCGTCGCCGAGGTGACCCTCGCCCAGGTACTGGAACGGCCCGTCCACGAGATCGGGCGGGCGATTCGTGAGCTCTCGGCGGAATACACCGCTTCCGGGCGGGGTTTTGACCTGAGAGAGGTCGCGGGCGGCTGGCGGTTCTACACGCGGGCCGAGTGCGCGCCACTCGTGGAGCGGTTCGTCCGCGACGGCCAGCAGACGCGCCTGACCCAGGCCGCTCTGGAGACCCTGGCCGTGGTCGCCTACCGGCAGCCGGTGAGCCGGGCCCGGGTGGCGGCCATCCGCGGTGTCAACAGCGACGGCGTCATGCGCACGCTGATGACGAGGGGGCTGGTCGAGGAGGCCGGCACCGAACCGGAGAGCCAAGCCGTGCTCTACCGGACAAGTTCGTATTTTCTCGAGCGGATGGGCCTGCGGGAGCTCGAAGAGCTTCCCGAGCTGGCACCTTTCCTGCCCGACGACATGGAATCCCTAGAGGAGCAGAAGTAG
- a CDS encoding tyrosine recombinase, which translates to MSETEAVLSSYLAHLAVERGLAANTLASYRRDLLRYVGHLKQRGRVTFGEVAEDDVTAFVTALREGDGEHQALVAASAARAVSAVRGLHRFALSQGVCLHDPAHEVRSPRQLRRLPKAISVRDVERLIAASGPDGAPLTLRNRALLELLYGTGARISEAVGLAVDDVDLGAEAQRVRLRGKGGRTRLVPLGGFAGEALRAYLTCARPSIASHGRGTSGLFLNARGGRLTRQGAWEVLQGAAERGGLEGVSPHMLRHSFATHLLDGGVDVRVVQELLGHASVTTTQVYTQVTVDKLREVYAAAHPRTRD; encoded by the coding sequence CTGAGCGAGACGGAGGCCGTCCTCTCCAGCTACCTCGCCCATCTGGCCGTGGAGCGGGGCCTGGCCGCCAACACCCTGGCCTCCTATCGCCGTGACCTCCTGCGGTACGTAGGGCATCTCAAGCAGCGCGGCCGCGTCACCTTCGGCGAGGTCGCCGAGGACGACGTCACCGCCTTTGTGACGGCGCTCAGGGAGGGCGACGGGGAGCACCAGGCCCTCGTCGCCGCCTCGGCGGCGCGGGCCGTCTCCGCGGTGCGCGGCCTGCACCGCTTCGCGTTGAGCCAGGGCGTCTGCCTGCACGACCCGGCCCACGAGGTGCGCTCGCCGCGCCAGCTCAGGCGGCTTCCCAAGGCGATCAGCGTCCGCGACGTGGAACGCCTGATCGCCGCCTCGGGGCCCGACGGAGCTCCGCTCACGCTGCGTAACCGGGCGCTGCTCGAGCTGCTGTACGGCACCGGCGCGCGCATCTCCGAGGCCGTGGGGCTCGCCGTCGACGACGTCGACCTGGGGGCCGAGGCCCAGCGGGTGCGCCTGCGCGGCAAGGGCGGGCGCACCCGCCTGGTGCCCCTGGGCGGCTTCGCGGGGGAGGCGCTGCGCGCCTACCTCACCTGTGCGCGGCCCAGCATCGCCTCACACGGCCGGGGCACCTCGGGGCTCTTCCTGAACGCCAGGGGCGGGCGGCTCACCCGCCAGGGCGCCTGGGAGGTCCTCCAGGGCGCCGCCGAGCGCGGCGGGCTCGAAGGAGTGTCGCCACATATGTTGCGACATTCGTTCGCAACCCACCTCCTTGACGGGGGTGTGGACGTTAGGGTGGTTCAGGAACTACTCGGCCACGCCTCGGTGACCACCACCCAGGTGTACACACAGGTCACGGTCGACAAGCTCCGCGAGGTCTATGCCGCCGCGCATCCGCGCACGCGGGATTGA
- the der gene encoding ribosome biogenesis GTPase Der, with the protein MTGVYDDENGWIDAELADSGTDDSSQRDVGPDTAPQPVVAVVGRPNVGKSTLVNRIIGRREAVVEDVPGVTRDRVTYDATWRGRRFTVVDTGGWDPEATGMALKIAEQAQVAAELADVILFVVDAVVGVTDADEIVGHVLRGSGKPVILAANKVDNQQMELEAAGLWALGLGEPQPVSALHGRSSGDLLDVILEKLPETPEQRFGPERGPRRVALVGKPNVGKSSLLNKLAGSERVLVDPMAGTTRDPVDELIELGGKTWRFVDTAGIRRRDRELKGADFYASMRTRGALERSEIAVVLIDASDVLTEQDLRIISLVIESGRCMVVAFNKWDLLDEDRRYYLEKEIDRQLVRVPWALRINISAKNGWHVDRIVPAIEKALDSWATRVPTARLNAFLTDLVAATPPPVRSGKQPKILFATQASTEPPKFVLFTSGFLEETYRRFIERRIREEFGFAGSPIEVTMKIREKRQGQKKK; encoded by the coding sequence GTGACCGGGGTATACGACGACGAAAACGGCTGGATCGACGCGGAGCTCGCCGATTCGGGGACCGATGACAGCTCTCAGCGGGATGTGGGGCCCGACACGGCCCCGCAGCCGGTCGTGGCCGTGGTGGGCCGCCCCAACGTGGGCAAGTCCACCCTGGTCAACCGGATCATCGGCCGCCGGGAGGCGGTCGTGGAGGACGTGCCGGGGGTGACCCGCGACCGGGTCACCTACGACGCCACCTGGCGGGGGCGCCGGTTCACGGTGGTCGACACCGGCGGCTGGGACCCCGAGGCGACCGGCATGGCGCTGAAGATCGCCGAGCAGGCCCAGGTCGCGGCCGAGTTGGCCGACGTGATCCTGTTCGTGGTCGACGCCGTCGTGGGCGTGACCGACGCGGACGAGATCGTCGGCCACGTGCTGCGCGGGTCCGGCAAGCCGGTCATCCTCGCCGCCAACAAGGTCGACAACCAGCAGATGGAGCTGGAGGCCGCCGGGCTGTGGGCCCTCGGCCTGGGCGAGCCGCAGCCGGTCTCGGCCCTGCACGGCCGCTCCAGCGGCGACCTGCTGGACGTGATCCTCGAGAAGCTGCCGGAGACGCCCGAGCAGCGCTTCGGCCCCGAGCGCGGTCCGCGCAGGGTCGCCCTGGTCGGCAAGCCCAACGTGGGCAAGTCCTCGCTGCTGAACAAGCTGGCGGGCTCCGAGCGCGTGCTCGTCGACCCGATGGCGGGCACCACCCGCGACCCGGTGGACGAGCTGATTGAGCTCGGCGGCAAGACCTGGCGCTTCGTCGACACCGCCGGGATCAGGCGGCGCGACCGCGAGCTCAAGGGCGCCGACTTCTACGCGAGCATGCGCACCCGGGGGGCCCTGGAGCGCTCGGAGATCGCGGTGGTGCTCATCGACGCCAGCGACGTGCTGACCGAGCAGGACCTGCGGATCATCTCCCTGGTGATCGAGTCCGGCCGGTGCATGGTCGTGGCGTTCAACAAGTGGGACCTGCTCGACGAGGACCGCCGCTACTACCTGGAGAAGGAGATCGACCGCCAGCTCGTCCGCGTGCCGTGGGCGCTGCGGATCAACATCTCCGCGAAGAACGGCTGGCACGTCGACCGGATCGTCCCCGCGATCGAGAAGGCGCTCGACTCCTGGGCGACCCGGGTGCCCACCGCCAGGCTCAACGCCTTCCTGACCGACCTGGTCGCGGCCACCCCGCCTCCGGTCCGCAGCGGCAAGCAGCCCAAGATCCTCTTCGCCACGCAGGCGTCGACGGAGCCGCCGAAGTTCGTGCTGTTCACCTCGGGCTTCCTGGAGGAGACCTACCGCCGCTTCATCGAGCGCCGGATCCGCGAGGAGTTCGGCTTCGCCGGGTCGCCCATCGAGGTCACCATGAAGATCCGCGAGAAGCGCCAGGGGCAGAAGAAGAAGTAA
- a CDS encoding pseudouridine synthase codes for MNNRRSTPSGDGRGQGRGGAPRGGNPRGGSQSGGFRGGSSRGGSSSGGFRGGSQGGFRSDGPRRDDRGGSSFGRPSGGSSGGFRSDGPRRDDRGGSSSGRPSGGSQGGYRSDGPRRDDRGGSSSGRPSGGSSGGFRSDGPRRDDRGGSSSGRPSGGSSSGGYRSDGPRRDDRGGSSFGGSQGGYRSDGPRRDDRGGSSSGRPSGGSQGGFRSDGPRRDDRGGSSFGGSQGGFRSDGPRRDDRGGSSFGRPSGGSSSGGYRSDGPRRDDRGGSSFGGPRDDSRSRYGRPDGGSQGGFRSDGPRRDDRGGSSFGGSRDDSRSQYGGGRPSGGSQGGFRSDGPRRDDRGGFRADRDGSRGRPGSDRGRGDAPAGGGSRGRFGRTGRRDDVQTIGGDRAGAYGERRAPADRSANRAPAAKAPLRPGAIANDRFKTARQPKRDSDFYDRDYVDERDTTEVPDGIRLQKVLAQAGVASRRACEDMIGEGRVTVDGQVVRRFGARVDPAKQVIHVDGKRLPTMPDLVYLAINKPIGVVSTMSDPDGRPSLADFVADRTERLFHVGRLDTETEGLILLTNDGELANRLTHPSYGVQKKYWAKVPGRIERDLGRRLKKGVELEDGLAKADSFALVQEHGQQALIEIVLHEGRKHIVRRMLEEVGHPVIDLARIEFGPVKLGRLKPGTVRALTLTEVGELYAAVGL; via the coding sequence GTGAACAACAGGCGCAGTACCCCGTCCGGTGATGGACGCGGTCAAGGCCGTGGCGGAGCCCCGCGCGGTGGCAATCCCCGTGGGGGCTCGCAGTCCGGTGGATTCCGGGGCGGCTCCTCCCGAGGCGGATCCTCCTCCGGCGGGTTCCGAGGTGGTTCGCAGGGTGGTTTCCGTTCCGACGGTCCGCGTCGGGATGATCGTGGTGGTTCTTCGTTCGGCAGGCCTTCGGGTGGTTCGTCCGGTGGTTTCCGTTCCGACGGTCCGCGCCGTGACGACCGTGGTGGTTCTTCGTCCGGCAGGCCCTCGGGCGGCTCCCAGGGCGGTTACCGCTCTGACGGTCCGCGTCGGGATGATCGTGGTGGTTCTTCGTCCGGCAGGCCTTCGGGTGGTTCGTCCGGTGGTTTCCGTTCCGACGGTCCGCGTCGTGACGACCGTGGTGGTTCTTCGTCCGGCAGGCCTTCGGGCGGTTCTTCGTCCGGTGGTTACCGTTCCGACGGTCCGCGTCGTGACGATCGCGGTGGTTCGTCCTTCGGTGGTTCGCAGGGTGGTTACCGCTCTGACGGTCCGCGCCGTGACGACCGTGGTGGTTCTTCGTCCGGCAGGCCCTCGGGCGGCTCCCAGGGTGGCTTCCGTTCCGACGGTCCGCGTCGTGACGATCGCGGTGGTTCGTCGTTCGGTGGTTCGCAGGGTGGTTTCCGTTCTGACGGTCCGCGTCGGGATGATCGTGGTGGTTCTTCGTTCGGCAGGCCTTCGGGTGGTTCTTCGTCCGGTGGTTACCGTTCCGACGGTCCGCGTCGTGACGATCGCGGTGGTTCGTCCTTCGGCGGGCCCCGTGACGATTCGCGCAGCCGGTACGGCAGGCCCGACGGTGGTTCGCAGGGTGGTTTCCGCTCCGACGGTCCGCGTCGTGACGATCGCGGTGGTTCGTCCTTCGGCGGCTCCCGTGACGATTCGCGGAGCCAGTACGGCGGTGGCAGGCCCTCGGGCGGTTCGCAGGGCGGTTTCCGCTCCGACGGGCCGCGCCGTGACGACCGCGGCGGCTTCCGCGCCGATCGTGACGGCTCGCGTGGCAGGCCCGGCTCCGACCGCGGTCGCGGCGACGCGCCCGCCGGTGGTGGTTCCCGTGGCCGCTTCGGCAGGACCGGCCGCCGGGACGACGTCCAGACCATCGGCGGCGACCGCGCCGGGGCGTACGGCGAGCGCCGTGCTCCCGCTGACCGGTCCGCCAACCGCGCCCCCGCGGCGAAGGCGCCGCTCAGGCCGGGCGCGATCGCGAACGACCGGTTCAAGACCGCCCGCCAGCCCAAGCGCGACTCCGACTTCTACGACCGCGACTACGTCGACGAGCGCGACACCACCGAGGTCCCCGACGGCATCCGGCTGCAGAAGGTCCTCGCCCAGGCGGGCGTCGCCAGCCGCCGGGCCTGCGAGGACATGATCGGCGAGGGCCGGGTGACGGTCGACGGCCAGGTGGTCCGCCGCTTCGGCGCCCGGGTCGACCCCGCCAAGCAGGTCATCCACGTCGACGGCAAGCGCCTGCCGACCATGCCCGACCTGGTCTACCTCGCGATCAACAAGCCGATCGGCGTCGTCAGCACCATGTCCGACCCGGACGGCCGCCCCTCGCTGGCCGACTTCGTGGCCGACCGCACCGAGCGGCTGTTCCACGTGGGCCGTCTCGACACCGAGACCGAGGGCCTGATCCTGCTCACCAACGACGGTGAGCTGGCCAACAGGCTCACCCACCCGAGCTACGGCGTCCAGAAGAAGTACTGGGCGAAGGTTCCCGGCCGGATCGAGCGCGACCTCGGCCGCCGCCTGAAGAAGGGCGTCGAGCTGGAGGACGGCCTCGCCAAGGCCGACTCCTTCGCCCTGGTCCAGGAGCACGGACAGCAGGCCCTGATCGAGATCGTGCTGCACGAGGGCCGCAAGCACATCGTCCGCCGCATGCTGGAGGAGGTCGGGCACCCGGTCATCGACCTGGCCCGCATCGAGTTCGGCCCGGTCAAGCTCGGCCGCCTCAAGCCGGGCACCGTCCGGGCACTGACCCTCACGGAAGTTGGGGAGCTCTACGCCGCCGTCGGGTTGTAA
- the cmk gene encoding (d)CMP kinase, producing MTGLVVAMDGPSGSGKSSASRGVARALGLRYLDTGAMYRAITWWMIQRGVDLADPEAIAARALDPVLTLGTDPEAPVVAVDGVDAVAPIRTAEVTAAVSAVSAVPEVRRRLVAEQREIIGSGGIVVEGRDIGTVVAPGAAVKIYLTASADARALRRTAELTGTTVAAQRAAMARRDTLDSTRKADPLAKAADAVELDTTALNLEEVIAEILRVIKEKA from the coding sequence GTGACCGGACTGGTCGTCGCCATGGACGGTCCTTCGGGATCGGGCAAGTCGAGCGCGTCACGAGGGGTGGCGCGGGCCTTGGGGCTGCGCTATCTCGACACCGGGGCGATGTACAGGGCGATCACCTGGTGGATGATCCAGCGGGGGGTCGACCTCGCGGACCCCGAGGCGATCGCGGCCAGGGCGCTCGACCCGGTGCTCACGCTGGGCACCGACCCGGAGGCCCCCGTGGTGGCGGTCGACGGCGTCGACGCCGTCGCGCCGATCCGCACCGCCGAGGTCACCGCGGCCGTCTCGGCGGTCAGCGCGGTGCCCGAGGTGCGGCGCCGTCTGGTGGCCGAGCAGCGTGAGATCATCGGCTCGGGTGGAATCGTCGTCGAGGGCCGTGACATCGGCACGGTGGTGGCGCCCGGCGCCGCGGTCAAGATCTACCTGACCGCGAGCGCGGACGCCAGGGCACTGCGCCGCACGGCGGAGCTCACCGGCACCACGGTGGCGGCGCAGCGGGCCGCGATGGCCCGCCGGGACACCCTCGACTCGACCAGGAAGGCAGACCCGCTGGCGAAGGCGGCCGACGCCGTCGAGCTCGACACCACGGCGCTGAACCTCGAAGAGGTCATCGCCGAAATACTGCGTGTGATTAAGGAAAAGGCGTGA
- the hglS gene encoding 2-oxoadipate dioxygenase/decarboxylase, with product MIPTWRLRAAFAHRLSDMYGTEVPAYTTLLDVAGEVNHEAARENADAERLGSIERVTAERHGAIRVGTPQEMRQAAQIFAALGMHPAGFYDLRDAASSAIPVISTAFRPLDAAELARNPFRVFTSLLTPADRRFFDADLQARLETFLSRREIFAPELLDLAHRAEHEAGLPREQAERFLTLAVAAFELSAEPVDQTWYAELERVSAVAADIGGVSSTHINHLTPRVLDIDRLYRRMGDRGIAMIDEIQGPPRWEGPDVLLRQTSFRALAEPRRFRRPDGGVTTGSLRVRFGEVEARGIALTQVGRALYDELIAETDRRLADHPGASGQDLARDIWRARFPHDERQLAAEKMAYFTYQPATRRPRDGQRPPADLPGLLEGGWITADPIVYEDFLPRSAAGIFQSNLANEGTRDTTRSGAHYDARRLSETIERPIHDPFDLYAAQQNDSLRLARRALGLSPSADG from the coding sequence ATGATCCCCACTTGGCGGCTGCGCGCCGCATTCGCCCATCGCCTGTCGGACATGTACGGAACCGAGGTACCCGCCTACACCACGCTCCTCGACGTCGCCGGCGAGGTCAACCACGAGGCCGCACGCGAGAACGCCGACGCCGAACGCCTCGGGAGTATCGAACGGGTCACCGCGGAACGCCACGGCGCCATTCGCGTCGGTACCCCTCAGGAGATGCGTCAGGCGGCCCAGATCTTCGCCGCCCTCGGCATGCACCCGGCAGGTTTCTACGACCTGCGTGACGCGGCCTCCAGTGCCATACCGGTGATCTCCACCGCCTTCCGCCCCCTGGACGCCGCCGAACTGGCCCGCAACCCCTTCCGGGTCTTCACCTCGCTGCTCACTCCCGCCGATCGCCGCTTCTTCGACGCCGATCTGCAGGCCCGCCTGGAGACGTTCCTCTCCCGCCGCGAGATCTTCGCACCGGAACTGCTCGACCTCGCCCACCGCGCCGAACACGAGGCGGGACTGCCCCGGGAACAGGCCGAACGCTTCCTCACCCTGGCCGTCGCCGCCTTCGAACTGTCCGCCGAACCCGTCGACCAGACCTGGTATGCCGAACTGGAACGCGTCTCCGCCGTCGCCGCCGACATCGGCGGCGTGTCCAGCACTCACATCAACCACCTCACCCCTCGCGTACTGGACATCGACCGGCTCTACCGGCGCATGGGAGACCGTGGGATCGCCATGATCGACGAAATCCAGGGCCCTCCACGCTGGGAGGGGCCGGACGTCCTGCTGCGCCAGACCTCCTTCCGCGCGCTCGCCGAACCGCGAAGGTTCCGCCGACCCGACGGCGGCGTCACCACCGGTTCCCTGCGCGTCCGCTTCGGCGAGGTCGAGGCCCGCGGCATCGCCCTCACCCAGGTGGGACGCGCACTGTACGACGAACTCATCGCCGAGACCGATCGGCGGCTCGCCGACCACCCCGGCGCCTCCGGACAGGACCTGGCCCGCGACATCTGGCGGGCCCGCTTTCCTCACGACGAGCGTCAACTGGCCGCCGAGAAAATGGCGTACTTCACCTACCAACCGGCCACGAGACGTCCCCGCGACGGGCAGCGGCCGCCCGCGGACCTCCCCGGTCTGCTGGAGGGGGGCTGGATCACCGCCGACCCCATCGTCTACGAGGACTTCCTGCCCCGCTCGGCCGCTGGGATCTTCCAATCCAACCTCGCCAACGAGGGCACCCGGGACACCACCCGGAGCGGGGCCCACTACGACGCGCGCCGGCTCTCCGAGACCATCGAGCGCCCTATCCACGACCCCTTCGACCTCTACGCGGCGCAGCAGAACGACTCCCTGCGCCTGGCCCGCCGGGCACTCGGGCTGTCCCCCTCGGCCGACGGCTGA
- the aroH gene encoding chorismate mutase: MIRAIRGATQVGANSRDEILSGVTELVTEVMGRNRLTTEDVISVIFTATPDLTAEFPALAARKLGFHDVPLICASEIDVPGALPRVVRLMAHVDVDRSRQDIQHVYLRGAVALRVDIAQ; the protein is encoded by the coding sequence ATGATACGGGCGATCCGAGGTGCGACCCAGGTCGGGGCCAACAGCCGGGACGAGATCCTGTCCGGGGTCACCGAGCTGGTCACGGAGGTGATGGGGCGCAACAGGCTCACCACCGAGGACGTGATCAGTGTGATCTTCACGGCCACCCCCGATCTCACCGCCGAGTTTCCCGCCCTGGCCGCCCGCAAGCTCGGCTTCCACGACGTTCCGCTGATCTGCGCCTCCGAGATCGACGTTCCCGGCGCGCTGCCCCGCGTGGTGCGGCTGATGGCCCACGTCGACGTCGACCGGTCCCGCCAGGACATCCAGCACGTCTACCTGCGTGGCGCGGTCGCCCTCCGCGTGGACATCGCCCAGTGA
- a CDS encoding prephenate dehydrogenase, which yields MSGLESVLVVGTGLIGTSIALALREQGVAVHLADRDAGSLRLARELGAGVEWAEGVTVDIAIIAVPPQVVAGRLAALQEAGAARFYTDVASVKALPLREAASLGCDLTTYVAGHPLAGRERSGPAAARADLFLGRPWALCPTEETSPDALEALYGLVKLCGGEAVRVGAEEHDRAVAVVSHAPHVAASAVAARLAEAPVTALGLAGPGVRDVTRVAASDPRLWTGILSGNALPVAEVLEAVAADLAAAASSLRASAASDDPDAMARVTELLYRGVTGTGRIPGKHGGPARTYAVVQVIVGDRPGELARLFQVAKEAGVNIEDVRLEHAPGLPLGAAELWVQPEAVTALAEALRANGWHLP from the coding sequence GTGAGCGGTCTCGAAAGCGTCCTGGTCGTCGGTACGGGCCTGATCGGCACCTCGATCGCCCTGGCCCTGCGCGAGCAGGGCGTGGCCGTCCACCTGGCCGACCGCGACGCGGGATCCCTGCGGCTGGCGCGGGAGCTGGGCGCCGGGGTCGAGTGGGCCGAGGGCGTGACCGTGGACATCGCGATCATCGCGGTTCCGCCGCAGGTGGTCGCCGGGCGGCTCGCCGCCCTCCAGGAGGCCGGCGCGGCCCGTTTCTACACCGACGTGGCCAGCGTCAAGGCGCTCCCGCTCCGGGAGGCCGCGAGCCTCGGCTGCGACCTGACGACCTATGTCGCCGGGCACCCGCTCGCCGGACGCGAGCGCTCCGGGCCCGCCGCGGCGCGGGCCGACCTGTTCCTCGGGCGCCCGTGGGCGCTGTGCCCGACCGAGGAGACCTCGCCCGACGCCCTGGAGGCTCTGTACGGGCTCGTCAAGCTCTGTGGCGGCGAGGCGGTCAGGGTCGGCGCCGAGGAGCACGACAGGGCCGTCGCGGTCGTCTCGCACGCCCCCCACGTGGCCGCCTCCGCGGTGGCCGCCCGTCTCGCGGAGGCGCCGGTCACCGCGCTCGGCCTGGCCGGTCCCGGGGTGCGCGACGTCACCCGCGTCGCGGCGAGCGACCCGAGGCTCTGGACCGGGATCCTGTCGGGCAACGCGCTGCCGGTGGCCGAGGTGCTGGAGGCGGTGGCGGCCGACCTGGCCGCCGCGGCGTCCTCCCTCCGCGCCTCGGCCGCCTCCGACGATCCCGACGCCATGGCCCGCGTCACCGAGCTGCTGTACCGGGGCGTCACGGGCACGGGCAGGATTCCCGGCAAGCACGGCGGTCCCGCGCGCACCTACGCGGTCGTCCAGGTCATCGTCGGCGACCGTCCCGGTGAGCTGGCCCGGCTGTTCCAGGTGGCCAAGGAGGCGGGCGTCAACATCGAGGACGTCAGGCTTGAGCACGCCCCCGGCCTGCCGCTGGGTGCCGCCGAGCTCTGGGTGCAGCCGGAGGCGGTGACGGCGCTGGCCGAGGCCCTGCGGGCGAACGGCTGGCACCTGCCGTGA